CACTACTCAGTCTCAAACGCTGATTGcttgaattaattaatttttcatttttactGTATTTTGTGTGGTAAGGAACTGTGTCCGTGCATTATTAGTCCATACAAGCCAGTTGTGCTGCCCATTGTTGCCTGTATGGTTCAAGTTGAATGTGGCATAGGCTTGTATGCCCGTGTCAATCACTTTACCAGGAATGATAAATTTGGTAGAGTTTTCACCAGTTTTCATATAATTGGTAGTGAGAAATTACCTTTAAAAGATCTATCTTATGTCAATTGCAGTACCTCCAATTGGGTCTATCAACATGAGTGACATTATGACTGGCAAATGCATCGCCAAGATTGCTGCTAATGATCCCACCCTCCGTATTGGCCCTCGCAAGAATGGTAACTCTGAGAGGTCCTCAATTTGGAGCACCATTCCAGAAGCTCTTGAAGATGTCACAGCGCTTTTTTATGACGAGGACAGGAATGAGATCTATACTGGCAACAGGCATGGGCTGGTGCATGTGTGGTCCAACTAGGTTGtaatatgtatatgtacatacgCCCTTTTCGATTTGACCAGAAGATTGGATTAGCCATTGTGCACCATCATCCCCTGCCTGGTGATCACCTTAGTTTTTGTATTTTTGGTCTTTTGGCAAAGAATGTTATTCCCTTGTCAGTCAAGAGAAAAATGTAGTTACCCTGTATATATCTTTTGTAATGCCCTGTCATATACCATGTTCTTGGCAGCTGGCCTCTCTGTCCCAACCACGAAACATCTGGCAGGAACCATCTAACTAATTAAGCTTCTCATTCCTTTCGGTGTTTATTCTTCGAAAGAATTGGCGCAGCAACATTGCGTTCACTTTATCTTTGAGCATTTGGAAGATATCTATGCTCCATAGAATGTACCATTTTTTTCTGACCCCAAGGTTCTAGACTAATGGCAGACCTGCTTGAGCGGCCAGAATTCAGGATGGATCTACCACAAGTCCACAAACTAGAAATTTAGTTCAGCCGGTGTATCAATATTTGATCAACCGTGACAAATGCTAGTATCAGATATGTGTTCTGCAGTATGAAGATCGGATGATTATTAACTAAATCACATTACAAAACTGGGGCATGGCAGAACATGGTGTAGTCGTGATATGCATCAGGTGATGATTGATTTAATCACATTACAAAATTGGGACATGGCAGAACATAGTGTATCTGGCAAAACATCAGCACGAGCGCACAACGTTATTTTCTTATAAATAAACATTTCTTCGGAAAATCCAAGTTGGACTAACCCCACGGTACTGATATTTGCCACCTTCAgaacaaaaattcaaaataaaattacatgAAACGCAGAGACAAACAAAAGCCTAGATATGTACATTAGACTAACCAAGATTGCGAAGAAAGCCTTCAACAAATTGAACATTCTAACCAAGGAGTTCTGGGATACTCGGAAGCAAAAGGGGAATACAACGGTCAGTAGTTCTTGTTGGGCACGAAGAAATCGAACGTAACGTCGACGCTGCCTGATGTTTCTCCAGTGTCCTTGAAGTCAACACCTACGATCTTCCCTCTGTACTGCTCTTCAGATTCCTGGTACTCAGGCTTGACACGGCGAACAGGAACGGTCACAGAATATACTGTGCCAAGGCCAGCATCAGTTGAGATATCCACCTGGACGTTGTCTCGTGATTCTATCTCCACGAATTCAGAGAGTGCCTCAACGATGTTCTCAACAATCTTCTTCTTTGCCTCGTCACTCACTTCACACCTGTCGGAGAACAGTATCATCTTAAGCCTCTGCTTTGCGATGTTTGCATTAGAGTTCTCCTTAATGCTTGGTGCTGGGAAGATTATCTTCCATGCTAATTTCAGACGATCAAGAAACCCCATGTTAACAATGTTGTGAAGAAAGCCTTCCACCTCTTGAGCAATAGGAGAGAAGTCATTCCTTGAAAGAGCAAAAGTCTGAATGGAGCTCTTTGAACAGCTTTGGTGCTCAATGCCTAGATGCTTAGGAGTAAGCATGATGTTGCAAGATCGTCCACGAGGAAATGAACTAAACTGTGCCTACAGAAGTAGAGGTAAAGTCGTTAGCTAATAATCCACTGAAATATGCTATtccatagaaaaaaaacaactctATGATGCAAAGAATATCCAATGTGAATGCAATCTAAAGCTGAGAATTATATGCAACTACACATTCAAGAATCAAGACAAACCAGAAATTTTCATTAGATTATGATTTTCAACCATTACGGAGAAGTTCAAACAAGGTTACTCCAAAGAGTTTACAATAGGAAAAGAAACATGGTACGCGTGTGTGAATGCACTATATGCTTTGCCAAAATTCAAGTTCGGCATCACTACCAGTACCAGTGTCAATCCAAGCAGGATCTGTTAGCACATTAAACAATTCAAGAAGAGTCTTTGCTACAATAGTCTCAGCAGCATATCTATGAAAATAATAGTGGAGTTAGCACATTTGGTCGCTTCATTCCAAAAGTCATCCAATATTAAATTGAGCAGAACCAGAACAGCACAAGAGCATGGTAGAATGATACACACTTTTGAGTTGTTATTAAGCATTTGAAACAGTTACCATTCAgaaaccaaccaaacaaaaactttATAATTTGCTCAGAACTCCTATAGGCAAGAATGGGACAAGCAACTAATGTGCTATCCTGACCTACTGTAATATGACTAATACTCATCTCAGGAGGTATAAAACAAAGGTTATTTAAGACTGAGATATAGAAAGATAGGCTGTATGCCAAATCCTAAATAAGAACATTGTCATTTCCAGTTCACACCCATATTTGACAACACAGTTAGGTTTTCACTCTCTTCAAACATCTAATATTAACTCATAACAGCAGATGTGCTTCGAAAACATTTGACTACACGAGACACCCAGGCCAGCATTTTGTGTCTACACCTAGCAATTACACTTGCTTGTACGCTAACACAAACTAGACCAGAGGTCGCAAATGTATAGCTGCGTCTTCCGCAGCTTTACATATCAAATTTCACAGCTTGACTAATATCTAAATCCCAACAGTTCCTCGTGAACCTCGCGACAGACCAGAATCAGAGCACACCAAAACCGCCGCTTTGGTAACGAATTCTAGTATTCTACAGCACTAGATCCAAGAGGATGTTGGAATCGAGAACGCTCAACATGAAAAATCTCCTctctcattatttttttctcctccccattccccacccccacccccaaaaCGAGGTGCAGCGGCACAATCTTTTGTTCcttcaaaaaacaaaaagaggtACGAATCTATCATCTCATCTTCATCAGCGCGCAGGGATCCGAGATGGCATCCGGCCACGGGGAGACCCAACCTCCTCCATCTTATCTAGGGTTTTGGGGGGAGGGGAAAGAAGAAGAGATGGAGACCGGACCTTGGAGCTGGTGGCGGGGTTGCGCCGGCGCGGGGCGGGGAGGACGGAGGCGGACGGGGCGAGCACCGCGCCGGGCTCGCCGCCGAAGCCGGCGGAGATCGACGTCGCCATTGCCATGGCAGCTAGGGTTTGGTCTCCAGTGAGTCTCTGCTCCACTCTTGGTTGGACTTGGGATGGGAATGGAATTGGAAAGGTGGTGGCGTAGTGGTCACCTCAACTGGGGTACAACCGACAgtggggcccactggtcagtcTCACGTGTGGCCCTGGCTGGACGGAGAACAGTAGGtggctagtactccctccgtcccggtTTAGCTGTCGCTGGGGTGTAGAGTTTGTCCCAGAAAGAGGATCGTTTAGGCGTAGGGCAGCTAGCAGGCTAGCCACTAGTATGAGTACTTCTATTAATTTTCTTCCCCATGCTGGTTGCAGACATATCAGAATGACAGGCGCAGTACTAGTTTTGTGTTAATTTTTAAGCATTGAAATGATTAATGTAGGGGCACGTTGGTCATTTTTCCAGCACCATATTTTGTCATCTCTTTCCTAGAACGACTAGTAAactgggacagagggagtacttggcGTACTTGCATATTTTTCCTATAGGAGAAAACACATTTTGTGCTAAGAATATACAAAACGATAAAAATATGGCGTTAGTTTTTTCTTTACAAATATGTTATTTTTGGTCCATCTGATCCAAATTAAGATTCATACCAGGTCCTAGTGAAACAAAATTAAAGCGTGCAAGCGCAAGGAATCGAGCTCAAGACCTTCTGGTTGGTAAACATCATGTGTTCGTCATGCAATCAAGCTGCCGTTTTTGAATTGAAACTAAATTTACATTCTACTTGTTGGAGATGAACCAAATCATTTCAATGTGCAAACTACAATTCACTAACCAGcaaacatatttcacaaaattaacCCTTCATCTTCGCATGAACTTTGAGAATTGTTTCAACTAGCAAATCAACAGCGTACCTACAACAAACACATGCACACAAGACACGGTGATTTACGTGAAAAAACCTTCTCAGTGTAAGGAATGAAAAACCACGGGACAAAATGGTTCACTCCAAGCTTCCACTATAATCAACAATAAGTACGATTCGAGTCTTCTCTAGAACATTTAGAGGCACATTACAACAGCAGTTATACCATCAAGTTACATACTTGTCAATCATCAACATCAACCATAACAACTAACAAGAGTTATAACAATAACAAGCAGAGAAATATCAGATTCTGTCCTCTTCGGTTCTCAACTAACATCTCCCAAACCATATATGCGAGTTACATGAAACTTGGTAGAAATGATGGTTTATGAGTCCCTTCCAAGCTGTCCAAAAACAGCCCAATCGGACACTGTTTGATCCCTCAAA
This genomic window from Oryza sativa Japonica Group chromosome 12, ASM3414082v1 contains:
- the LOC4352263 gene encoding cell division topological specificity factor homolog, chloroplastic, with product MAMATSISAGFGGEPGAVLAPSASVLPAPRRRNPATSSKAQFSSFPRGRSCNIMLTPKHLGIEHQSCSKSSIQTFALSRNDFSPIAQEVEGFLHNIVNMGFLDRLKLAWKIIFPAPSIKENSNANIAKQRLKMILFSDRCEVSDEAKKKIVENIVEALSEFVEIESRDNVQVDISTDAGLGTVYSVTVPVRRVKPEYQESEEQYRGKIVGVDFKDTGETSGSVDVTFDFFVPNKNY